One stretch of Pseudomonadota bacterium DNA includes these proteins:
- a CDS encoding Crp/Fnr family transcriptional regulator: MKRYIENIKNVNLFSTLKDDELEVISRILYIKDYQKGHLVFQEGEKGDSLYVVLKGNVKVSLYDESGKEYILDIIGKGAFFGELSLIDELPRSANVITIEDSEFLVIKRNDFIKLLMENPPITVSILRTLSRRLRAADERIKGLAFLSVENRILKYLIDVGEKSGVRVKDYMVIEKGPAQVEIASSCGCSRETVSRMLKSLVQKGLVNVRKRQYTLLHPVYSSF, translated from the coding sequence ATGAAAAGATATATAGAGAATATAAAAAACGTTAACCTTTTTTCCACATTAAAGGATGATGAATTAGAGGTAATTTCAAGAATATTGTATATAAAGGACTACCAGAAGGGCCACTTAGTATTTCAGGAGGGCGAGAAGGGAGATTCTTTATACGTTGTCTTGAAAGGGAATGTGAAGGTTTCCCTATATGATGAGAGTGGTAAGGAGTATATTTTAGACATTATTGGAAAAGGTGCCTTTTTTGGCGAGCTTTCTCTTATTGATGAGTTACCAAGGTCTGCGAATGTTATAACGATTGAGGATTCTGAATTTCTGGTAATAAAAAGGAATGACTTTATTAAACTGCTTATGGAAAATCCACCGATTACAGTGAGCATTTTGAGGACTTTATCAAGGAGACTGAGGGCTGCAGACGAAAGGATAAAAGGGCTTGCCTTTCTTAGTGTTGAAAACAGGATCTTGAAATACCTTATAGATGTTGGTGAAAAATCAGGGGTCAGGGTAAAGGATTACATGGTTATAGAAAAAGGGCCTGCACAGGTTGAAATAGCGAGCTCTTGCGGCTGTTCCAGAGAGACCGTGTCAAGGATGTTAAAGAGTCTTGTACAGAA
- the alaS gene encoding alanine--tRNA ligase: MTSREIRKKFLDFFSSYDHTVVPSSSLVPEKDPTLLFVNAGMVQFKNVFLGIEKRDYVRAASCQKCLRAGGKHNDLENIGKTLRHHTFFEMLGNFSFGNYFKKEAIAYAWEFLTDVLMLDKSKMWITVYKDDVDAEAIWRSIGIKEDRIVKLGEKDNFWSMGDEGPCGPCSEIIYDLGEGVGCGLSTCKVGCDCDRFLELWNLVFMEFERTRDGQMKKLPRPSIDTGMGLERVASLSQGKIGNYGTDLFSPILRRLEDVSRCIYGEDKKIDIAMRVIVDHVRGATFIINDGVLPSKEGRGYVLRRIIRRALRYGKKIGIEKEFLYDLSKTVVDVMEDVYPDVKNNHPYIVRVIKGEEERFVETLNIGMRLYEEIEKEIKSKGENKIPGDLVYKLYDTYGFPLDITMEMAEEDGIFVDVNGFENALKDQKVRSRTASKIKGEAWGEGHVAVVRGGIKNVFVGYQMLASNATILSLVKNERIVEAIKEGEEGELFFDNTPFYAESGGQVGDEGFATTLSGKARVIEVVKVKEDLFSHRVKVEGGILKRGEKAHLIVDKDRRKGVSRNHTATHLLHFALRKVLGEHVKQSGSLVEKDRLRFDFTHFQGLNDVEITKVEDIVNEKILECFDVVTEEKSRDDALKEGAIALFEEKYGDRVRVLKIGDFSTELCGGTHVRNTGEIGSFYIVSEGSLAYGVRRIEAVTGKGAVLYKRKIEGIINAISKASNTEVDRVQERVEGIIGELEAKGKEIERLKEEIIFYKVDETIKGAYEKNGAKVVSMYVPDAKTEDLRKVTDIIRNKVKSCIAMVGSREDAKGMIVVAVSRDLQNLYNAGKIIKRLTDRYAGKGGGGAQIAQGGIPGDKIMAALKDIKDILDN, from the coding sequence GTGACATCACGTGAGATAAGGAAGAAATTTTTAGATTTCTTTTCCAGTTACGACCATACAGTAGTACCAAGTTCTTCTCTGGTACCTGAAAAGGACCCCACATTGCTTTTTGTCAATGCAGGGATGGTACAGTTCAAGAATGTGTTTCTTGGAATTGAAAAAAGGGATTATGTGAGGGCAGCATCATGTCAGAAGTGTTTGAGGGCAGGGGGCAAGCATAATGATCTTGAAAACATTGGAAAGACCCTCAGGCATCATACATTTTTTGAGATGCTTGGCAACTTTTCTTTCGGGAATTATTTCAAAAAAGAGGCCATAGCCTATGCATGGGAGTTTCTGACGGATGTCCTCATGCTGGATAAGAGTAAAATGTGGATAACAGTTTACAAAGATGATGTGGATGCAGAGGCCATATGGAGAAGCATAGGTATCAAAGAGGATAGGATTGTAAAACTTGGCGAAAAAGACAATTTTTGGTCTATGGGAGATGAGGGACCATGTGGCCCATGTTCTGAAATCATTTATGATCTGGGGGAAGGCGTAGGTTGTGGATTATCCACATGCAAAGTCGGCTGTGATTGCGATAGATTCCTGGAGCTATGGAATCTTGTATTTATGGAGTTTGAGAGGACAAGAGATGGACAGATGAAGAAGTTACCGCGTCCTTCCATAGATACTGGCATGGGGCTTGAAAGGGTTGCCTCTCTATCGCAGGGAAAGATAGGCAATTATGGAACTGACCTCTTTAGCCCGATCTTAAGGAGGTTAGAGGATGTTTCTCGATGCATATACGGAGAAGATAAAAAGATAGATATTGCTATGAGGGTAATAGTAGATCACGTGAGGGGCGCGACCTTTATAATAAACGACGGTGTTTTACCTTCAAAAGAGGGGAGAGGTTATGTCTTAAGAAGGATAATAAGAAGGGCTTTGAGATACGGTAAGAAAATAGGTATTGAAAAGGAATTTCTGTATGATTTATCCAAAACCGTTGTTGATGTGATGGAGGATGTTTACCCTGATGTTAAAAATAATCATCCATACATAGTCCGTGTGATAAAAGGTGAAGAAGAGAGATTTGTAGAGACCTTGAACATAGGGATGAGGTTATATGAGGAGATAGAAAAAGAAATAAAATCAAAAGGGGAAAACAAAATACCAGGTGACCTTGTGTATAAGCTGTATGATACATATGGGTTTCCTCTCGATATTACTATGGAGATGGCAGAGGAGGATGGCATTTTTGTGGATGTAAATGGTTTTGAAAATGCATTAAAAGACCAGAAGGTGAGGTCACGGACTGCCTCAAAGATTAAGGGTGAAGCATGGGGTGAAGGCCATGTAGCCGTAGTAAGGGGTGGTATAAAAAATGTTTTTGTTGGATACCAAATGCTTGCATCGAACGCAACTATACTCAGCCTGGTAAAGAATGAACGCATTGTGGAGGCGATAAAGGAGGGGGAGGAAGGTGAGCTTTTTTTTGACAATACACCGTTTTATGCAGAAAGCGGTGGTCAGGTAGGTGATGAAGGTTTCGCAACCACTCTTTCTGGAAAGGCGAGGGTTATTGAAGTGGTGAAGGTGAAGGAGGACCTATTTTCCCACAGGGTGAAGGTTGAGGGAGGCATTTTAAAAAGGGGGGAGAAGGCCCATCTGATTGTTGATAAGGATAGAAGAAAGGGTGTATCGAGAAACCATACCGCCACACATTTACTCCATTTTGCCCTCCGGAAGGTGTTAGGAGAACACGTAAAGCAGTCTGGTTCCCTTGTAGAAAAGGATCGATTAAGGTTTGATTTTACCCATTTCCAGGGCCTAAATGATGTAGAGATTACAAAGGTTGAAGACATAGTGAATGAAAAGATTCTGGAATGTTTTGATGTAGTTACTGAAGAAAAAAGCAGAGATGATGCCCTGAAGGAAGGGGCAATAGCACTATTTGAGGAAAAATATGGAGACAGGGTAAGGGTCCTTAAAATAGGGGATTTCAGTACAGAGCTCTGCGGTGGAACCCATGTAAGAAATACAGGCGAAATAGGCAGTTTCTATATCGTGAGTGAAGGCTCCCTTGCTTACGGGGTGAGAAGGATAGAGGCTGTTACAGGGAAAGGAGCTGTTCTTTATAAGAGAAAGATAGAGGGTATTATAAATGCGATTTCAAAAGCATCAAACACAGAGGTAGACAGGGTTCAGGAAAGGGTAGAAGGAATCATTGGAGAATTGGAGGCAAAGGGAAAAGAGATAGAAAGATTAAAAGAGGAGATAATATTTTATAAGGTTGATGAGACGATCAAAGGTGCATACGAGAAAAATGGGGCAAAGGTTGTCTCCATGTATGTGCCAGATGCAAAGACTGAAGATTTAAGAAAGGTTACAGACATTATAAGGAATAAAGTGAAGAGTTGTATTGCTATGGTGGGCTCGAGGGAAGATGCAAAAGGCATGATTGTCGTGGCGGTTAGCCGGGACTTGCAAAATTTGTATAATGCAGGCAAAATTATCAAAAGGTTAACAGATAGATATGCGGGGAAGGGTGGTGGAGGAGCGCAAATAGCACAGGGCGGTATACCTGGCGATAAAATAATGGCTGCCCTGAAAGATATAAAAGATATATTAGATAATTAA
- the recA gene encoding recombinase RecA, whose amino-acid sequence MAKEDNSKTKAIDMAVTQIERLFGKGSIMKLGEGPLEEVPVVSTGSLALDLALGIGGLPRGRVVEIFGPEASGKTTLALEIVSEIQKQGGVASFIDAEHALDVKYARRIGINTDDLLISQPDTGEQALEITEILVRSSAVDIVVIDSVAALVPRAEIEGDMGDAHMGLQARLMSQALRKLTAAISKSMTTVIFINQIRYKIGVMFGNPETTTGGNALKFYASVRLDIRRVASIKDGQEVVGNRTRVKVVKNKLAPPFKEAEFDIIFGEGISKEGDLVDLGADMGIIEKTGTWYSYGETRIGQGRENAKDFLKKHEEIAKEIEAKILADYRSKKAE is encoded by the coding sequence ATGGCGAAAGAGGATAATAGCAAGACAAAGGCTATAGACATGGCAGTAACTCAAATCGAAAGGCTCTTTGGGAAGGGTTCAATTATGAAATTGGGTGAGGGGCCGTTGGAGGAAGTTCCCGTAGTATCAACAGGCTCTCTTGCCCTGGACCTTGCCCTCGGGATAGGTGGTTTACCAAGGGGCAGGGTGGTGGAGATTTTTGGTCCAGAGGCATCCGGCAAGACAACACTGGCATTAGAGATTGTCAGTGAAATCCAAAAACAGGGTGGAGTAGCTTCCTTTATCGATGCGGAACATGCACTGGACGTAAAATATGCACGGAGAATTGGTATTAACACAGATGACTTACTAATCTCTCAACCTGATACAGGCGAGCAGGCCCTTGAGATTACCGAGATTCTCGTGAGAAGCAGTGCGGTGGATATTGTTGTTATAGATTCTGTGGCAGCACTCGTTCCAAGGGCTGAGATTGAGGGAGACATGGGTGATGCCCACATGGGATTACAGGCACGGCTCATGTCGCAGGCACTGAGAAAACTTACCGCAGCAATTAGCAAGTCGATGACTACAGTAATATTTATCAATCAGATCAGGTATAAGATAGGGGTGATGTTTGGAAATCCGGAGACCACAACAGGTGGAAATGCGTTGAAGTTCTACGCTTCTGTCAGGCTTGACATAAGGAGGGTGGCATCGATTAAAGATGGACAGGAAGTAGTTGGAAACAGGACGAGGGTTAAGGTGGTGAAGAACAAACTTGCACCACCCTTTAAGGAGGCAGAGTTTGATATAATATTTGGTGAAGGCATCTCAAAAGAGGGGGACTTAGTAGATTTAGGAGCAGATATGGGAATAATAGAAAAGACGGGCACATGGTATTCCTATGGTGAAACGAGGATAGGCCAGGGAAGGGAGAATGCGAAAGACTTTCTTAAAAAACATGAGGAAATTGCAAAAGAGATTGAAGCTAAAATACTTGCAGATTACAGGTCAAAGAAGGCAGAGTAG
- the thpR gene encoding RNA 2',3'-cyclic phosphodiesterase — protein sequence MRAFLAIEIPDDIKQYLKTIIKTMATKVDGVKWVNEEGQHITLKFFVEIEEARAWKIKEAVSMLEKKYSPFVATTKGLSAFPDKRRARVIVITLEKGVDNIKMIFNDIERGLSTLGIEKERREFSPHITLGRRKIPMPLLDRDIIEMEEKTFIIEKLVLFKSTLTKEGAIYTPVWEIKLGGKDGERG from the coding sequence ATGAGGGCATTTTTAGCGATTGAGATTCCCGACGATATTAAGCAATATCTTAAAACCATCATAAAAACTATGGCAACGAAGGTTGACGGGGTGAAATGGGTAAATGAGGAGGGACAACACATTACACTCAAGTTTTTTGTTGAAATTGAAGAGGCAAGGGCCTGGAAGATAAAAGAGGCCGTCTCAATGCTTGAAAAGAAATATAGCCCTTTTGTTGCGACAACAAAAGGGCTTAGTGCCTTTCCGGACAAAAGGAGGGCAAGGGTTATTGTGATAACATTAGAAAAGGGGGTTGACAATATAAAAATGATATTCAATGATATAGAAAGGGGTCTTTCAACGCTGGGTATTGAAAAGGAAAGAAGGGAGTTCTCACCGCATATTACCCTTGGGAGAAGAAAGATACCGATGCCTTTACTGGATAGAGATATCATTGAAATGGAAGAGAAAACATTCATTATAGAGAAGCTTGTGCTTTTTAAAAGCACGCTTACAAAGGAAGGAGCAATATATACCCCTGTGTGGGAGATTAAACTTGGAGGTAAAGATGGCGAAAGAGGATAA
- a CDS encoding CinA family protein, with protein MVLEEQIGKLLKERGLKIAIAESCTGGLIANRITNISGASDYFEAGFITYSNRSKTLFLGVPEEIIAKKGAVSLDTARLMAEGAKKATGVDIGLSVTGIAGPTGGTIEKPVGTVYIGISCSVGTFVRYFLFNGDRQEIKKQTSDAALTFVLDYLEGRVK; from the coding sequence ATGGTATTGGAGGAGCAAATAGGCAAACTACTGAAGGAAAGAGGCCTGAAGATTGCCATTGCCGAATCCTGTACCGGCGGACTTATAGCAAACAGGATTACGAATATAAGCGGTGCATCGGACTACTTTGAGGCGGGCTTCATAACATACAGCAACCGTTCAAAGACACTCTTTCTCGGTGTTCCAGAAGAGATCATTGCTAAAAAAGGGGCTGTGAGCCTCGATACGGCACGGCTGATGGCGGAAGGGGCAAAAAAGGCAACCGGCGTGGATATAGGTCTCTCCGTGACCGGTATTGCAGGACCCACTGGAGGTACGATTGAAAAACCTGTCGGAACGGTTTATATTGGTATCTCATGTAGCGTTGGAACTTTTGTGCGGTATTTTTTATTCAACGGTGACAGACAGGAGATAAAGAAGCAGACTTCTGATGCAGCGTTAACATTCGTCCTTGATTACTTAGAGGGCAGGGTAAAATGA
- a CDS encoding phosphatidylglycerophosphatase A, whose translation MGYLPGAPGTYASIFGCIIIYLFPFSTMSGNLFFVCAFAVCSIICINFLKYDGEDPSYIVIDELAGMFIAMAGHKPTLLNIISGFILFRIFDIIKPYPIKRIERLKRGYGVVADDVLAGLFANCFIWLGYLALRIFTAV comes from the coding sequence ATGGGGTATCTGCCCGGAGCGCCGGGGACATACGCATCAATCTTCGGATGTATCATTATATATTTATTCCCTTTTTCTACAATGAGCGGCAATCTGTTTTTTGTCTGTGCCTTTGCCGTATGCTCAATTATCTGTATAAATTTTCTCAAATATGACGGCGAAGACCCGTCGTATATAGTTATTGATGAGCTTGCAGGGATGTTTATTGCAATGGCAGGGCACAAGCCAACCCTTTTAAATATTATTAGCGGTTTCATACTCTTCAGGATTTTTGATATAATAAAGCCGTATCCGATAAAGCGCATTGAGCGTTTGAAAAGGGGTTATGGCGTCGTTGCCGATGATGTCCTTGCCGGTTTATTTGCAAACTGTTTTATATGGCTGGGATACCTTGCACTGAGAATATTTACAGCAGTCTGA